One Thermus sp. CCB_US3_UF1 DNA window includes the following coding sequences:
- a CDS encoding NAD-dependent epimerase/dehydratase family protein, translating into MRVLVTGGAGFIGSHIVDSLLAEGVEVAVLDNLSTGKRENVPQGIYFYKVDLRDREGVERVFREFRPTHVSHQAAQASVKVSVENPFLDFEVNLLGGLHLLEACRKWGVEKLLFASTGGAIYGEVPEGEAAEETWPPKPKSPYAASKAGFEGYLSAYGQNYGLKWVSLRYANVYGPRQDPHGEAGVVAIFAERVLKGEAVTLYARKTPGDEGCVRDYIYVEDVVRAHNLALKGLEGIYNVGTGEGHTTLEVLEGVAEAAGKAPLVHPAPPRPGDLERSVLSPLKLMAHGWRPEVGFKEGIRRTVEYFRARQDTPSA; encoded by the coding sequence ATGCGCGTCTTGGTCACGGGTGGAGCGGGGTTCATCGGCAGCCATATCGTGGACAGCCTGCTGGCCGAGGGGGTGGAGGTGGCCGTTTTGGACAACCTCTCCACCGGCAAGCGGGAAAACGTGCCCCAAGGGATCTACTTCTACAAGGTGGACCTGAGGGATCGGGAGGGGGTGGAGCGGGTCTTCCGCGAGTTCCGCCCCACCCACGTTTCCCACCAGGCGGCCCAGGCCTCGGTGAAGGTGAGCGTGGAAAACCCCTTCCTGGACTTTGAGGTGAACCTTTTAGGGGGGCTTCACCTCCTGGAGGCCTGCCGCAAATGGGGGGTGGAGAAGCTCCTTTTCGCCTCCACCGGCGGGGCCATCTACGGGGAGGTGCCGGAAGGAGAGGCGGCGGAGGAGACCTGGCCGCCCAAGCCCAAAAGCCCCTACGCCGCCAGCAAGGCCGGCTTTGAGGGATACCTCTCGGCCTACGGGCAGAACTACGGGCTCAAGTGGGTTTCCCTGCGCTACGCCAACGTCTACGGCCCCCGGCAGGACCCCCACGGGGAGGCAGGGGTGGTGGCCATCTTCGCCGAGCGGGTCCTGAAGGGGGAGGCCGTCACCCTTTACGCCCGCAAGACCCCCGGGGACGAGGGGTGCGTGCGGGACTACATCTACGTGGAAGACGTGGTGCGGGCCCACAACCTGGCCCTCAAGGGCCTCGAGGGGATCTACAACGTGGGCACCGGGGAGGGGCACACCACCTTGGAGGTCCTGGAGGGGGTGGCGGAGGCAGCCGGGAAGGCGCCCCTGGTCCACCCCGCCCCCCCGCGCCCGGGGGACCTGGAGCGGAGCGTCCTCTCCCCCCTCAAGCTCATGGCCCACGGCTGGCGGCCTGAGGTGGGTTTCAAGGAGGGGATCCGGCGCACGGTGGAATACTTCCGCGCCCGCCAGGATACCCCCTCGGCTTAG
- a CDS encoding lyase family protein — protein MRWHGVYRRFVLGRHYRFAREALVPHFFDALTAYALELARLGVPRAGEAVAALRELRTLPLPSFTGEVEDVFFSIQAQLAEHWGEEVAGAVRRGLSRNDLDLTVFRAYLKDRVLAVLGDFWRLRRAVVRQAEAHRGVPILLRTHHQPAQPSTLDHYLLGVEALLGRDYQRLLQALGTLDRSPLGASALAGSPYPVSRERLAALLGFAGPVENTLDAVAAGDYALELAMALAGLGASLSRFLTDLLLWAERGGFVVGESLAQGSSFMPQKRNPVVLEHARIHAAGLLGGIGLLAHLNHNTPFTDLNDHSTGVLEPLAQVLGQAEAALALTRVALEESRFVPELLLEGFTPGVLASEAVDLLVRKGVPLAEAYRRVQEALPGLKPGALGVEAGELALWVSLEGFFARREVLGGVGPKARAEALKRALGRLREERKALNALRARVRLARRFLVQGLPVPEGPKAP, from the coding sequence ATGCGCTGGCACGGGGTGTACCGCCGCTTCGTCCTGGGCCGCCACTACCGCTTTGCCCGCGAGGCCCTAGTGCCCCACTTCTTTGATGCCCTCACCGCCTACGCCCTGGAGCTGGCCCGCCTGGGGGTTCCTCGGGCTGGGGAGGCCGTGGCCGCCCTGCGGGAGCTGCGCACCCTGCCCCTGCCCAGCTTCACCGGGGAGGTGGAGGATGTCTTTTTTTCCATCCAGGCCCAGCTGGCCGAGCACTGGGGGGAGGAGGTGGCGGGGGCGGTGCGGCGGGGGCTTTCCCGCAACGACCTGGACCTGACGGTGTTCCGCGCCTACCTCAAGGACCGGGTCCTGGCGGTTCTGGGGGATTTCTGGCGCCTGAGGCGGGCGGTGGTGCGCCAGGCGGAGGCCCACCGGGGGGTGCCCATCCTCTTGCGCACCCACCACCAACCGGCCCAGCCCTCCACCCTGGACCACTACCTCCTGGGGGTGGAGGCCCTTCTGGGGCGGGACTACCAGCGCCTCCTCCAGGCCCTGGGCACCCTGGACCGTTCCCCCTTGGGGGCCAGCGCCCTGGCGGGAAGCCCCTACCCGGTGAGCCGGGAGCGGCTGGCCGCCCTTCTGGGCTTCGCCGGCCCCGTGGAGAACACCCTGGACGCGGTGGCCGCCGGGGACTACGCCCTGGAGCTAGCCATGGCCTTGGCGGGCTTGGGGGCTAGCCTTTCCCGCTTCCTCACGGATCTCCTCCTCTGGGCGGAGCGGGGAGGCTTCGTGGTGGGGGAAAGCCTGGCCCAGGGTTCCAGCTTCATGCCCCAGAAGCGGAACCCGGTGGTGCTGGAGCACGCCCGCATCCACGCCGCGGGCCTTCTGGGGGGGATTGGCCTCCTGGCCCACCTCAACCACAACACTCCCTTCACCGACCTCAACGACCACTCCACCGGGGTGCTGGAACCCCTGGCCCAGGTGTTGGGGCAGGCGGAAGCGGCCTTGGCCCTAACCCGGGTGGCCTTGGAGGAGAGCCGTTTTGTCCCCGAGCTCCTCCTGGAGGGGTTTACCCCCGGGGTCCTGGCCTCTGAGGCGGTGGACCTCCTGGTGCGCAAGGGGGTCCCCCTCGCGGAGGCCTACCGCCGGGTCCAAGAAGCCCTTCCCGGGCTTAAGCCCGGGGCCTTGGGGGTGGAGGCGGGGGAGCTGGCCCTTTGGGTGAGCCTCGAGGGCTTCTTCGCCCGCCGCGAGGTCCTAGGGGGCGTGGGGCCCAAGGCCCGGGCCGAGGCCCTGAAAAGGGCCTTAGGGCGGCTTCGGGAGGAGCGAAAGGCCCTAAACGCCCTTCGCGCCCGGGTGCGACTGGCCCGGCGCTTCCTGGTCCAGGGCCTCCCGGTGCCGGAGGGCCCGAAGGCCCCCTAA
- a CDS encoding ABC transporter substrate-binding protein, whose translation MKRREFLKKLGVGSLAAVGMPYIATAQARPVKLATLLPLTGPFAFAGNAGREGFVDGVDYVNEVLGGIGGRRLELIVEDTGYDVARGTAAFNRVISRERADELLFVYGDSTGLSKALAPEIARIGLPYSATSFANELADPKTYPTIFVFGPTYNDMVEALLRQIRLQKGRAKIALVYSNTEFGRDPIPYAKERAKALGMEVVHEEVTPPAFTDATPVVLNLRRANPDFVILQGYALSVEPLILRAAREQGLQAQFMGTYYSAELALIQRAGPAAEGFTVTYHNAYWYDTLVPAVDEMRKFRQRKGRDASYRPTYYMGSLAVALALAEAMRRAAAAGKLTRAGVVEYLEKLGDYNGLGLQRSYEFVNHRLPYTKLYRASVKDGRFNAISDWIKLA comes from the coding sequence ATGAAACGCAGGGAGTTTTTGAAGAAGCTAGGCGTAGGTTCTTTGGCGGCGGTGGGGATGCCCTACATCGCCACCGCCCAGGCCAGGCCGGTGAAGCTGGCCACCCTCCTGCCCCTCACCGGCCCCTTCGCCTTCGCCGGCAACGCGGGACGGGAAGGCTTCGTGGACGGGGTGGACTACGTCAACGAGGTGCTGGGCGGCATCGGCGGAAGGCGACTGGAGCTCATCGTGGAGGACACGGGCTACGACGTGGCCCGGGGCACCGCGGCCTTCAACCGCGTGATCTCCCGCGAGCGGGCCGATGAGCTCCTTTTCGTCTACGGGGACTCCACCGGCCTCTCCAAGGCCCTGGCCCCGGAGATCGCCCGCATCGGCCTCCCCTACTCGGCCACCAGCTTCGCCAACGAGCTGGCCGACCCCAAGACCTACCCCACCATCTTCGTCTTCGGCCCCACCTACAACGACATGGTGGAGGCCCTGCTGCGGCAGATCCGCCTGCAGAAGGGCCGGGCCAAGATCGCCCTGGTCTACTCCAACACCGAGTTTGGCCGCGACCCCATCCCTTACGCCAAGGAACGGGCCAAGGCCTTGGGGATGGAGGTGGTCCACGAGGAGGTCACGCCCCCCGCCTTCACCGACGCTACCCCGGTGGTGCTGAACCTGCGCCGGGCCAACCCGGACTTCGTCATCCTCCAAGGCTACGCCCTCTCCGTGGAGCCCCTCATCCTGCGGGCGGCCCGGGAACAGGGCCTGCAGGCCCAGTTCATGGGCACCTACTACTCGGCGGAGCTGGCCCTCATCCAGCGGGCAGGGCCCGCAGCCGAGGGGTTCACCGTCACCTACCATAACGCCTACTGGTACGACACCCTGGTGCCCGCGGTGGACGAGATGCGCAAGTTCCGCCAGCGCAAGGGCCGGGACGCCTCCTACCGCCCCACCTACTACATGGGGAGCCTGGCGGTGGCCCTGGCCTTGGCCGAGGCCATGCGCCGGGCCGCGGCCGCGGGCAAGCTCACCCGGGCCGGGGTGGTGGAGTACCTGGAGAAGCTGGGGGACTACAACGGCCTCGGCCTGCAGCGGAGCTACGAGTTCGTGAACCACCGCCTGCCCTACACCAAGCTCTACCGGGCTAGCGTCAAGGACGGGCGCTTCAACGCCATCAGCGACTGGATCAAGCTGGCCTAG
- a CDS encoding branched-chain amino acid ABC transporter permease, with protein MSDLLPYLIGGLANGALYGLLALGFVLVYRATSVVNFAIGEFLLVGAYLTYSFALFLPLALAILAALPLAFLFGVLVERGFVRPLLGRNVVAVIMATIGLAAALDGGVQLLWGPDLKYLSGSLPDLGFQAGGVFVSSRAVWNLLLALSLGLGLLWLLRRSRYGILVRAISEREVAALALGIPTARLLAGVWGISALLATLAGALLAVASGVGHNLVFFGMKVFPVAILGGLDSVGGALLAGFLLGALEALSQRYLEPFLPGFTEALPFLVVLLVLLVRPYGLLGERQIERV; from the coding sequence GTGTCCGACCTCTTGCCCTACCTGATTGGCGGCCTGGCCAACGGGGCCCTTTACGGCCTTCTGGCCCTGGGGTTCGTCCTCGTCTACCGGGCCACCAGCGTGGTGAACTTCGCCATCGGGGAGTTTCTTCTGGTGGGGGCCTACCTCACCTACTCCTTCGCCCTGTTCCTTCCCTTGGCCCTGGCCATCCTGGCCGCCTTGCCCCTGGCCTTCCTCTTCGGGGTCCTGGTGGAACGGGGGTTTGTCCGGCCCCTTCTGGGGCGGAACGTGGTGGCGGTGATCATGGCCACCATCGGCCTGGCCGCGGCCCTGGACGGAGGGGTGCAGCTCCTCTGGGGGCCCGACCTCAAGTACCTCTCGGGAAGCCTGCCGGACCTGGGCTTCCAGGCCGGGGGGGTCTTCGTCTCCTCCCGGGCGGTGTGGAACCTGCTCCTGGCCCTCTCCTTGGGCCTAGGCCTCCTTTGGCTCTTGCGCCGGAGCCGCTACGGCATCCTGGTGCGGGCCATTTCCGAGCGGGAGGTGGCCGCCTTGGCCCTGGGCATCCCCACCGCCCGCCTGCTGGCGGGGGTCTGGGGAATCTCCGCCCTTTTGGCCACCTTGGCCGGGGCCCTTTTGGCGGTGGCCAGCGGGGTAGGGCACAACCTGGTCTTCTTCGGCATGAAGGTCTTCCCCGTGGCCATCCTGGGGGGGCTGGACTCCGTGGGCGGGGCCCTCCTCGCCGGGTTTCTGCTGGGGGCCCTCGAGGCCCTCTCCCAACGCTACCTGGAGCCCTTCCTTCCCGGGTTCACCGAGGCCCTGCCCTTCCTGGTGGTCCTCCTGGTCCTCCTGGTGCGGCCCTACGGCCTTTTGGGCGAGCGGCAGATTGAGAGGGTCTGA
- a CDS encoding ABC transporter ATP-binding protein, translated as MLSVANLKVVYRGVILALDGVSLEVRDGEAVALLGPNGAGKSSLVRALAGLLPKFEGRVLDGHIHLFGQETTHLDPVRISRLGLTAVLEGRPLFRYLTPVENLVAAGHRLPPRELKEGMEEVFARFPRLYERRHEQAGYLSGGEQQMLLLGMALLTRPKVLVVDEPSLGLAPRLVEEVMRTLDALRREKGLSLLLVEQNARAALAVVDRVYVLERGRVVFEGDAKAAQEDQDVMEFYLGKEEVGFRQARRYRRRKRWV; from the coding sequence ATGCTTTCCGTAGCCAACCTCAAGGTGGTCTACCGGGGGGTGATCCTGGCCCTGGACGGGGTCTCCCTGGAGGTGAGGGACGGGGAGGCGGTGGCCCTTCTGGGCCCCAACGGGGCGGGGAAAAGCTCCTTGGTGCGGGCCTTGGCCGGGCTTCTGCCCAAGTTTGAGGGACGGGTGCTGGACGGGCACATCCACCTCTTCGGCCAGGAAACCACCCACCTGGACCCGGTGCGCATCTCCCGCCTGGGCCTCACCGCCGTCCTCGAGGGCCGCCCCCTTTTCCGCTACCTCACGCCCGTGGAGAACCTGGTGGCCGCCGGCCACCGCCTCCCGCCAAGGGAGCTCAAGGAGGGCATGGAGGAGGTCTTCGCCCGCTTTCCCCGGCTCTACGAGCGCCGGCACGAGCAGGCGGGCTACCTCTCCGGGGGGGAGCAGCAGATGCTCCTTCTGGGCATGGCCCTCCTCACCCGGCCCAAGGTCCTGGTGGTGGACGAGCCCTCCTTGGGCCTGGCCCCCAGGCTGGTGGAAGAGGTGATGCGCACCCTGGATGCCCTGCGGCGGGAAAAGGGGCTCTCCCTCCTCCTGGTGGAGCAAAACGCCCGGGCCGCCCTAGCCGTGGTGGACCGGGTCTACGTGCTGGAGCGGGGCCGGGTGGTGTTTGAAGGGGACGCCAAGGCCGCCCAGGAGGACCAGGACGTGATGGAGTTCTACCTGGGCAAGGAGGAGGTGGGCTTCCGCCAGGCCCGGCGGTACCGCAGGCGGAAGCGCTGGGTCTAA
- a CDS encoding ABC transporter ATP-binding protein — MEPILETRNLHLSFKGVKALTGVEFAVHKGEFFAVIGPNGAGKTTLLNVLSGVYEPERGEVFFLGQSLKGKSPQERARMGLGRTFQGLEIFRGMSVLDNVKLGAELALPAYPLALPRREREERLRAWAEEVLDYLHLSPFRHLPAGMLPYGLQKRVEVARALAGRPQLLLLDEPMAGLSLEEKQDLARFLLDAREEWGVTLLWVEHDLRAVLELSDRVLVLSYGEALYYGPPEGVRRDPKVVEAYLGHA, encoded by the coding sequence ATGGAACCAATCCTGGAAACCAGGAACCTCCACCTCTCCTTCAAGGGGGTCAAGGCCCTGACAGGGGTGGAGTTCGCCGTGCACAAAGGGGAGTTCTTCGCCGTCATCGGGCCCAACGGGGCGGGCAAGACCACCTTGCTCAACGTCCTTTCCGGGGTGTACGAGCCGGAGCGGGGGGAGGTCTTCTTCTTGGGGCAAAGCCTCAAGGGGAAAAGCCCCCAAGAAAGGGCCCGCATGGGCCTGGGACGCACCTTCCAGGGCCTGGAGATCTTCCGCGGGATGAGCGTCTTGGACAACGTGAAGCTGGGGGCGGAGCTGGCCCTGCCCGCCTACCCCCTGGCCCTTCCCCGGCGGGAACGGGAGGAAAGGCTCCGGGCCTGGGCCGAGGAGGTCCTGGACTACCTCCACCTTTCCCCCTTCCGCCACCTGCCCGCGGGGATGCTCCCCTACGGCCTGCAAAAGCGGGTGGAGGTGGCCCGGGCCTTGGCCGGGCGGCCCCAGCTCCTCCTCCTGGACGAGCCCATGGCCGGGCTTTCCCTGGAGGAAAAGCAGGACCTGGCCCGCTTCCTCCTGGACGCCCGAGAGGAGTGGGGTGTGACCCTGCTTTGGGTGGAGCACGACCTCCGGGCCGTTCTGGAGCTTTCCGACCGGGTCCTGGTCCTCTCCTACGGGGAAGCCCTCTACTACGGACCCCCCGAGGGGGTGCGCCGGGACCCCAAGGTGGTGGAAGCCTACCTGGGCCATGCGTGA
- a CDS encoding AMP-binding protein translates to MKGTLLEHLYRHAKERPEAPALRVKRLGVWQKTSWKDLLDRVLRLAGGLQALGLKEGEVLAILGHNAPEWVEAELAAQALGALPMGIYADAMPEEVGYFLEFTGARGIVVSDEEQLDKVYPHLHLLDFVLVWEEAGMTRHFRGKVRRFSEALGDPRVGEEALKRRRPEETALLAPTSGTTGRSKLAMLSHRNLLAGHEAVGRALGFQKGAWVFSYLPLPWIGEQMLTVVQSLVEGSTVHFPEDPTTLREDLKEVQPDFFLAPPRLWEDMASLIQSRMADADFLKAFFFRVGMGALLEGAQREFRGEKVGLWLDLKRALFYPLIARPLRARLGLAACRIAVTGGAPLGGEVFTFFRALGLDIRQVYGQSETAAATTAHATGDAPPETVGPPLPGTEVRLSEEGEILVRGPQVFQGYFRQEKATAESFTEDGFFRTGDAGFFDERGHLVILGRVKEVGALLDGTRFAPQFLENRLKYSPYIREAVVLGHGKPFVSALIELDPENVQNWARKRGIPFTTYLSLTERPEVKALIAEEIRMVNRTLPEKLRIQRFALLPKELHPDDEEITRTRKVRRQVVETRYGPVIQALYGEGGRVELTLPIRYLEGEGRLSASLEVQEV, encoded by the coding sequence ATGAAAGGAACCCTGCTGGAACACCTGTACCGCCACGCCAAGGAGCGCCCCGAGGCCCCGGCCCTCCGGGTAAAGCGGCTTGGGGTGTGGCAGAAAACCTCCTGGAAGGACCTGCTGGACCGCGTCCTCCGCCTGGCGGGGGGCCTCCAGGCCCTGGGGCTCAAGGAGGGGGAGGTCCTGGCCATCCTGGGCCACAACGCCCCCGAGTGGGTGGAGGCCGAGCTGGCCGCCCAAGCCCTGGGGGCCTTGCCCATGGGCATCTACGCCGACGCCATGCCCGAGGAGGTGGGCTACTTCCTGGAGTTCACCGGGGCCAGGGGCATCGTGGTCTCCGACGAGGAGCAGCTGGATAAGGTCTACCCCCACCTGCACCTTTTGGACTTCGTCCTGGTGTGGGAGGAGGCGGGCATGACCCGGCACTTCCGCGGCAAGGTGCGGCGCTTCAGCGAGGCCCTGGGCGACCCCCGGGTGGGGGAGGAGGCCCTGAAGCGGCGCCGCCCCGAGGAAACCGCCCTCCTGGCCCCCACCTCGGGCACCACGGGCCGGAGCAAGCTGGCCATGCTCTCCCACCGCAACCTCCTGGCGGGGCACGAGGCCGTGGGCCGGGCCCTGGGCTTCCAGAAGGGGGCCTGGGTCTTCAGCTACCTCCCCCTGCCCTGGATCGGGGAGCAGATGCTCACCGTGGTGCAAAGCCTGGTGGAGGGCTCCACCGTCCATTTCCCCGAGGACCCCACCACCCTGCGGGAGGACCTGAAGGAGGTCCAGCCCGATTTCTTCCTGGCCCCGCCCAGGCTCTGGGAGGATATGGCCAGCCTCATCCAAAGCCGCATGGCCGACGCCGACTTCCTCAAGGCCTTCTTCTTTCGGGTGGGGATGGGCGCCCTGCTGGAGGGGGCGCAGCGGGAGTTCCGGGGGGAGAAGGTGGGCCTGTGGCTGGACCTCAAACGGGCCCTTTTCTACCCCCTCATCGCCCGGCCCCTGCGGGCCCGGCTGGGCCTGGCCGCTTGCCGCATTGCCGTCACCGGCGGGGCCCCCTTGGGGGGGGAGGTCTTCACCTTCTTCCGCGCCCTGGGCCTGGACATCCGCCAGGTCTACGGCCAGTCGGAAACCGCCGCCGCCACCACCGCCCACGCCACTGGGGACGCCCCCCCGGAGACCGTGGGCCCGCCCCTACCCGGAACCGAGGTTCGCCTGAGCGAGGAAGGGGAGATCCTGGTCCGGGGGCCCCAGGTCTTCCAGGGCTACTTCCGCCAGGAAAAGGCCACGGCGGAAAGCTTCACCGAGGATGGCTTCTTCCGCACGGGGGACGCCGGCTTCTTTGACGAGCGGGGCCACCTGGTGATCCTGGGCCGGGTGAAGGAGGTGGGGGCCCTTCTGGACGGCACCCGCTTCGCCCCGCAGTTCCTGGAAAACCGCCTCAAGTACTCCCCCTACATCCGCGAGGCCGTGGTCCTGGGCCACGGAAAGCCCTTCGTGAGCGCCCTCATTGAACTGGACCCGGAAAACGTGCAGAACTGGGCCCGCAAGCGGGGCATCCCCTTCACCACCTACCTCTCCCTCACCGAGCGCCCCGAGGTCAAGGCCCTCATCGCCGAGGAGATCCGCATGGTCAACCGGACCCTGCCCGAAAAGCTTCGCATCCAGCGCTTCGCCCTCTTGCCCAAGGAACTCCACCCCGACGACGAGGAGATCACCCGCACCCGCAAGGTGCGCCGCCAGGTGGTGGAAACCCGCTACGGCCCGGTGATCCAGGCCCTCTACGGGGAAGGGGGGCGGGTGGAGCTCACCCTGCCCATCCGCTACCTGGAGGGGGAAGGGCGGCTTTCCGCCAGCCTGGAAGTGCAGGAGGTGTGA